The Candidatus Omnitrophota bacterium genome window below encodes:
- a CDS encoding PilZ domain-containing protein: MINHSQERRKHRRLDNNIALKISGSDADIVTETRNLSCSGAYCKVDKSLELMAKLKIHLLLPFKKNKKTTTKRVSCQGVVVRVDPQPQSDFCYAAIYFNDISEKDRKHIEDYIESVLAPKTS, translated from the coding sequence CTGGATAATAACATTGCCCTTAAGATCTCCGGCTCCGATGCCGATATTGTCACGGAGACAAGAAATCTTAGCTGTTCGGGGGCATATTGCAAAGTTGATAAATCTCTTGAGCTGATGGCGAAGCTTAAGATCCATTTGCTTCTTCCATTCAAAAAAAATAAGAAAACAACAACGAAGCGTGTATCCTGCCAAGGCGTGGTTGTCCGCGTAGATCCTCAGCCGCAGAGCGATTTTTGCTATGCGGCGATTTATTTTAATGATATTTCGGAAAAAGACCGAAAGCATATTGAAGATTATATCGAATCCGTTCTAGCGCCAAAGACGAGCTAA